The Paenibacillus tianjinensis genome has a window encoding:
- a CDS encoding ArsR/SmtB family transcription factor, with protein sequence MEYEVEVQFKPVYELVSSIHTFICKKSNKKIDLGTAWASEVAKGLSGELLSALEGTELGNDWKLLNLLIYCCPAKESVESVLDWLENLSVGDMYETLAAYVSVFPAHMEQFRSRSLFLLTEWNRQYFSSSDPEILTRLQHHAGERNLELQGNQTSNFVNTTTNGFYFLPVDGLRRLVLIPQFHFQPANIIYSYGSLTICYYAARISVTDEELSPFMYRAIRSLGEKSRLKILQSLGGERRSFTEIAKMAGISKGIVHDHIFSLRCAGLLNAYIEGENVTAYSLRLEGIHRMNELLFDYLK encoded by the coding sequence GTGGAATATGAGGTTGAAGTGCAATTCAAGCCGGTATATGAATTAGTGAGCAGCATACATACGTTTATCTGTAAGAAATCCAATAAAAAAATCGATCTGGGAACGGCCTGGGCCAGTGAAGTTGCCAAGGGTCTCAGCGGTGAGCTCTTGTCTGCCCTGGAAGGGACGGAGCTCGGGAATGACTGGAAGCTGCTTAATCTGCTGATTTATTGTTGTCCGGCCAAAGAGAGTGTAGAGAGTGTGCTGGACTGGCTGGAGAACCTGTCTGTAGGGGATATGTATGAGACGCTTGCCGCTTATGTCAGCGTGTTTCCTGCTCACATGGAACAATTCCGCAGCCGCTCACTGTTTCTGTTAACCGAATGGAACCGGCAGTATTTCAGCAGCAGCGACCCTGAGATTCTGACCCGGCTGCAGCATCACGCAGGTGAGCGGAATTTGGAGCTGCAGGGAAATCAGACCTCTAATTTTGTGAATACGACGACTAACGGTTTCTATTTTCTGCCGGTAGACGGGCTGCGCAGGCTGGTGCTGATTCCGCAGTTTCATTTTCAGCCCGCCAATATTATTTATAGCTACGGCTCCCTTACCATTTGCTATTATGCGGCCCGAATATCTGTTACTGACGAAGAGCTTTCCCCATTTATGTACAGGGCGATCCGCAGTCTGGGTGAAAAAAGCCGGCTGAAAATCCTCCAGTCACTCGGCGGTGAACGCAGATCCTTTACGGAAATCGCCAAAATGGCCGGAATCTCCAAAGGGATTGTTCATGACCATATTTTTAGTCTCCGCTGCGCCGGTTTGCTTAATGCCTATATCGAAGGGGAGAATGTTACCGCCTACAGCCTGCGTCTTGAAGGAATTCACCGGATGAATGAACTGCTCTTTGATTATTTGAAATAA
- a CDS encoding GNAT family N-acetyltransferase, whose protein sequence is MDQIEQGESRLYIAGDGKDLAEITYRLEEATGNWIVDHTYVSEDLRGQGTGEKLVRAVVDKAREAGVKIIPECPYAAKQFERHKEYGDVLSGDGSSS, encoded by the coding sequence ATGGATCAAATTGAACAGGGAGAAAGCCGTTTGTATATTGCTGGTGACGGAAAAGACCTTGCTGAAATTACATACAGGCTGGAAGAGGCGACAGGGAATTGGATCGTTGACCATACCTATGTCTCTGAAGACCTGCGCGGGCAAGGTACAGGCGAGAAGCTGGTTCGGGCAGTCGTGGACAAGGCCCGTGAAGCCGGCGTCAAAATCATCCCGGAATGCCCTTATGCTGCCAAACAATTTGAACGGCATAAAGAGTATGGTGATGTCCTCAGCGGAGACGGAAGCTCGTCTTAG
- a CDS encoding GNAT family N-acetyltransferase — MTTADTLKDIEELQQRCEQYEGISLKLNWDMLRHSPEAGGAEWLVTYEEDVLVGFIGLYGFGGEMEVCGMVRPGYRRREIFTSLWERAQTIIKRNNITTLLLNAPAASLSASGFLKTLPLVFNHAEYQMKWDAAAVPQGSAEASSAAGTVILRPVREGEAHILIELDREGFNMTQEDAAEMFEQQQHEALQEHIMIEMNGQPAGKMRLWTENNETWIYGFTVDRKLRGLGIGRSALQQTIERERRNYNGVNLEVALDNPNALKLYESCGFVILNKQDYYRYTG, encoded by the coding sequence TTGACTACTGCTGATACTTTAAAGGATATAGAAGAATTGCAGCAACGCTGCGAACAATACGAAGGCATATCGCTGAAGCTGAATTGGGATATGCTGCGCCACTCCCCGGAAGCCGGTGGAGCAGAGTGGCTGGTGACTTACGAAGAAGATGTGCTGGTTGGCTTTATTGGTTTATATGGCTTCGGCGGCGAGATGGAAGTATGCGGGATGGTCCGCCCGGGCTACCGCCGCAGAGAAATCTTTACCTCGCTCTGGGAGCGGGCACAGACGATTATCAAGCGGAACAATATAACGACACTGCTCTTGAATGCTCCGGCCGCCTCGCTGTCTGCTTCCGGCTTTCTGAAGACCTTGCCGCTCGTATTTAATCATGCCGAATACCAGATGAAATGGGATGCGGCAGCTGTGCCGCAGGGTTCAGCTGAAGCAAGCTCTGCGGCTGGAACTGTAATCCTGCGTCCTGTACGTGAAGGCGAGGCTCATATTCTCATCGAGCTGGACCGTGAAGGGTTTAACATGACGCAGGAGGATGCTGCGGAAATGTTTGAACAGCAGCAGCACGAAGCATTGCAGGAGCACATTATGATCGAAATGAACGGACAGCCTGCCGGGAAGATGCGGCTGTGGACCGAGAATAACGAGACTTGGATTTACGGCTTCACCGTAGATAGGAAGCTGCGCGGGCTCGGAATCGGACGCAGCGCACTGCAGCAGACCATTGAACGGGAGCGCCGTAATTACAATGGCGTGAACCTGGAGGTGGCGCTTGATAACCCCAATGCGCTGAAGCTGTATGAAAGCTGCGGTTTCGTGATTTTGAACAAGCAGGACTACTACCGGTATACCGGCTGA
- a CDS encoding SDR family oxidoreductase: MNQQETAMRKTALVIGAGGVIGSNLIEHLVTLPEWDIIGVSRRGGDNTDRIRYISADLLDALDTRQKLGSLMEVTHIFYAAYQDRPTWAELVPPNLAMLVNVVEAVEPAARGLQHISLMQGYKVYGAHLGPFKTPARETDANHMPPEFNIDQQNFLEQRQAGKQWTWSALRPSVVCGVALGNPMNLAMVIAVYASMSKELGIPLRFPGKPGAYHSLLEMTDAGLLAKATVWAATDERCANQAFNITNGDLFRWDELWPKIAAYFELETAPPLQMSLSVVMKDKEALWDTMLKKYDLIPNSYQSVSSWAFGDFVFSWDYDFFADSSKARRAGFHDFIGTELMFKEIFDLLRERKIIP; encoded by the coding sequence ATGAATCAGCAGGAAACAGCAATGCGCAAAACGGCCCTCGTGATCGGGGCCGGCGGGGTCATCGGCAGCAATCTGATCGAGCATCTGGTTACTCTGCCGGAATGGGACATTATCGGTGTGTCACGCCGGGGCGGTGATAATACGGACCGTATCCGTTATATTTCCGCCGATCTGCTGGATGCCTTGGATACCCGGCAAAAGCTTGGGAGCCTTATGGAAGTGACGCATATCTTCTACGCAGCCTATCAGGACCGTCCTACATGGGCAGAGCTAGTACCCCCGAACCTCGCCATGCTGGTCAATGTAGTTGAAGCCGTTGAACCGGCAGCGCGCGGACTTCAGCACATCAGTCTGATGCAAGGCTATAAAGTATATGGCGCGCATCTGGGACCATTCAAAACCCCGGCCCGGGAAACAGACGCCAATCATATGCCGCCTGAATTCAATATAGATCAGCAGAACTTCCTTGAACAGCGGCAGGCAGGGAAACAATGGACTTGGTCTGCGCTGCGCCCTTCCGTCGTATGTGGAGTCGCATTGGGGAATCCCATGAACCTAGCCATGGTCATTGCTGTCTATGCTTCTATGTCAAAAGAACTTGGCATCCCTTTGCGCTTTCCCGGCAAACCTGGAGCTTATCACAGCCTGCTGGAGATGACCGACGCCGGGCTGCTGGCCAAAGCAACCGTGTGGGCCGCCACCGATGAGCGCTGTGCCAATCAGGCTTTCAACATTACGAATGGCGACCTCTTCCGCTGGGACGAGCTGTGGCCAAAAATAGCCGCCTACTTTGAGCTGGAAACAGCACCGCCGCTTCAGATGTCATTGTCTGTTGTCATGAAGGATAAAGAGGCGTTGTGGGACACAATGCTTAAAAAATACGATTTGATTCCGAATAGCTACCAGAGTGTTTCTTCCTGGGCATTCGGGGATTTTGTCTTCTCCTGGGATTACGATTTTTTTGCGGACAGCAGCAAGGCGCGCCGTGCCGGCTTCCATGACTTCATAGGTACGGAGCTCATGTTCAAGGAAATCTTCGATCTCCTGCGCGAACGCAAAATCATCCCATAA
- a CDS encoding winged helix-turn-helix transcriptional regulator yields MPEPIKTFNTAVEATLEVIGGKWKPVILFFLTFGKKRNGELMALMPAVTQKVLTQQLRELEADGVIQRISYNVVPPRVEYELTEYGWSLRDILHLLCRWGDSHIERTYGDKAIVLSEREWMNKTAGL; encoded by the coding sequence ATGCCTGAACCGATCAAAACCTTTAATACCGCGGTTGAAGCAACGCTTGAAGTAATCGGAGGGAAGTGGAAGCCGGTTATTCTTTTCTTCCTTACCTTTGGCAAGAAACGCAATGGGGAGCTTATGGCCCTGATGCCAGCCGTTACACAGAAAGTGCTGACACAGCAGCTGCGCGAATTGGAGGCCGATGGTGTTATTCAGCGGATTTCTTACAATGTAGTTCCCCCGAGAGTAGAGTACGAGTTGACCGAATACGGATGGAGTCTGCGGGACATTCTTCACCTGCTGTGCAGGTGGGGAGATTCCCATATTGAACGGACTTATGGCGATAAGGCCATTGTGTTGTCCGAACGCGAATGGATGAACAAGACAGCCGGTCTCTGA